In Phoenix dactylifera cultivar Barhee BC4 unplaced genomic scaffold, palm_55x_up_171113_PBpolish2nd_filt_p 001170F, whole genome shotgun sequence, a genomic segment contains:
- the LOC120108098 gene encoding loricrin-like: MASKAFFAFGVLLASLLILLVAATAREMTEKTQEKNVEEEGVGDQKNSGGYKGGYSSGGKKGGYPGGGGGYNGGYPGGGGYSGGYPGRGGYSGGYPGRGGGGNSGSDPSRGGDGGNNGGYPGRGGGGNNGGNPGSGGYNGGYPSRGGGGNNGGYPGGGGGNNGGNPGRGGGGNNGGYPGGGGGNNGGYPGGGGYNGGYPGGGGYNGGYPGGGSGGYNGGYPGSGGGGGGGGGGGGGGGSNSGYNGGYPGGGRYGGVGYPGGGYPGYGGGNCQWGC; this comes from the exons ATGGCTTCCAAGGCTTTCTTTGCGTTTGGTGTTCTCTTGGCCTCTCTGCTGATACTCTTGGTGGCGGCAACAGCTAGGGAGATGACCGAGAAAACTC AAGAGAAGAACGTGGAGGAAGAGGGTGTTGGGGACCAGAAGAACTCTGGCGGATACAAAGGTGGCTACTCATCTGGCGGAAAGAAAGGCGGCTAtcctggtggtggtggtggatacAACGGCGGCTATCCTGGTGGTGGTGGATACAGCGGAGGCTATCCTGGTCGTGGTGGATACAGCGGAGGCTATCCTGGTCGTGGTGGTGGTGGAAATAGCGGCAGCGATCCTAGTCGTGGTGGTGATGGTGGAAACAACGGCGGCTATCCTGGTCGTGGTGGTGGTGGAAACAACGGCGGCAATCCTGGTAGTGGTGGATACAACGGCGGCTATCCTAGTCGTGGTGGTGGTGGAAACAACGGCGGCTAtcctggtggtggtggtgggaacAACGGCGGCAATCCTGGTCGTGGTGGTGGTGGAAACAACGGCGGCTAtcctggtggtggtggtggaaacAACGGCGGTTATCCTGGTGGTGGTGGATATAACGGCGGCTATCCCGGCGGTGGTGGATACAATGGCGGCTATCCCGGTGGTGGTAGTGGTGGATACAACGGCGGCTATCCTGgcagtggcggcggcggcggcggcggtggcggtggcggcggcggcggcggtagtAATAGTGGATACAACGGTGGCTATCCAGGAGGTGGGCGTTATGGTGGCGTTGGATATCCCGGAGGTGGTTATCCAGGATATGGCGGTGGCAATTGCCAGTGGGGTTGCTGA